In a genomic window of Pseudomonas oryzihabitans:
- a CDS encoding HAL/PAL/TAL family ammonia-lyase, protein MNAKVVFGSTTLALEDLVALAEGRAEAALQEDPAFRDGIARGALFVDSLLAREGSVYGITTGYGDSCVVAVPLAQVEALPRQLYTFHGCGLGRHLDAAATRAVLAARLQSLCQGVSGVRVELLERLTAFLREDILPLIPEEGSVGASGDLTPLSYVAAALCGERQVLWRNEVREAADVHAELGWTPLVLRPKEALALMNGTAVMTGLACLAFARAEYLLHLATRITALNVVALAGNPEHFDQRLFAAKPHPGQGQVAAWLRTDLAAEGPAAPLHRLQDRYSLRCAPHVLGVLADSLPWLRQFIETELNSANDNPLIDAEDERVLHGGHFYGGHIACAMDSLKTLVANVADLLDRQLALLVDARYNHGLPGNLSGAPAERAMLNHGFKAVQIGASAWTAEALKGTLPASVFSRSTECHNQDKVSMGTIAARDALRVLELTEQVAAAALLAAQQGVWLRCQQGVEPPAPLAAMHRELAETFPPLFEDRALEAELRQALGLIRARHWRLYA, encoded by the coding sequence ATGAACGCTAAGGTAGTTTTCGGCAGCACCACCCTCGCCCTCGAAGACCTGGTGGCCCTGGCCGAAGGCCGCGCCGAGGCCGCCTTGCAGGAAGATCCCGCCTTCCGCGACGGCATCGCCCGCGGCGCACTCTTCGTCGATTCGCTGCTGGCCCGCGAAGGCTCGGTCTATGGCATCACCACCGGCTACGGCGATTCCTGCGTGGTCGCCGTGCCCCTCGCCCAGGTCGAGGCGCTGCCGCGCCAGCTCTACACCTTCCATGGCTGCGGCCTGGGTCGGCACCTGGACGCGGCGGCAACGCGCGCGGTGCTGGCCGCGCGGCTGCAGTCGCTGTGCCAGGGCGTCTCCGGGGTGCGCGTCGAATTGCTGGAGCGACTCACCGCCTTCCTGCGCGAAGACATCCTGCCGCTGATCCCCGAGGAAGGCTCGGTGGGCGCCAGCGGCGATCTCACCCCGCTGTCCTACGTCGCCGCCGCGCTCTGCGGTGAGCGCCAGGTGCTCTGGCGCAACGAGGTACGGGAGGCGGCCGACGTCCATGCCGAGCTGGGCTGGACGCCCCTGGTGCTCCGGCCCAAGGAAGCCCTGGCCTTGATGAACGGCACCGCGGTGATGACTGGCCTGGCCTGCCTGGCCTTCGCCCGCGCCGAGTATCTGTTGCACTTGGCCACCCGCATCACCGCCCTCAACGTGGTGGCCCTGGCCGGCAATCCCGAGCACTTCGACCAGCGCCTGTTCGCCGCCAAGCCCCATCCGGGCCAGGGCCAGGTGGCCGCCTGGCTGAGGACCGATCTCGCCGCCGAAGGTCCCGCGGCACCGTTGCACCGCTTGCAGGACCGCTATTCGCTGCGTTGCGCGCCCCATGTGCTGGGGGTGCTGGCCGACAGCCTGCCCTGGCTGCGCCAATTCATCGAGACCGAACTCAACAGCGCCAACGATAATCCGCTGATTGACGCCGAGGACGAGCGGGTGCTGCACGGCGGCCACTTCTATGGCGGCCACATCGCCTGCGCCATGGACAGTCTCAAGACCCTGGTGGCCAATGTCGCCGATCTGCTCGACCGCCAGCTCGCCCTGCTGGTGGATGCGCGCTACAACCACGGCCTGCCGGGCAACCTTTCCGGGGCGCCGGCCGAACGGGCCATGCTCAACCACGGCTTCAAGGCGGTGCAGATCGGCGCCAGCGCCTGGACCGCCGAAGCGCTCAAGGGCACCCTGCCGGCCAGCGTCTTCTCCCGCTCCACCGAATGCCACAACCAGGACAAGGTCAGCATGGGCACCATCGCCGCTCGCGACGCCCTGCGCGTGCTGGAACTCACAGAGCAGGTGGCCGCCGCCGCCCTGCTGGCGGCGCAACAGGGTGTCTGGCTCAGGTGCCAGCAGGGCGTGGAACCGCCCGCGCCCCTGGCCGCCATGCACCGGGAGTTGGCCGAGACCTTCCCTCCCTTGTTCGAGGATCGTGCCCTGGAGGCCGAATTGCGCCAGGCCCTGGGCCTGATCCGCGCCCGCCACTGGAGGCTCTATGCGTAA
- a CDS encoding acyl-CoA thioesterase, which produces MRKTGALQVEVEIDIPFFDVDMMEIVWHGHYVKYLEVARCALLDRLQHNYLQMRDSGYGWPVIDLQIRYIRPLLFQQRIRVRVDLVEWENRLKLHYLITDAATGERLTRASTVQVAVDMASREMQLASPKVFVEAVERALACAD; this is translated from the coding sequence ATGCGTAAGACCGGTGCCCTGCAGGTCGAGGTGGAGATCGACATCCCCTTCTTCGACGTCGACATGATGGAGATCGTCTGGCACGGCCATTATGTGAAGTACCTGGAGGTGGCGCGCTGCGCCCTGCTCGACCGTCTCCAGCACAACTACCTGCAGATGCGCGATTCCGGCTATGGCTGGCCGGTGATCGACCTGCAGATCCGCTACATCCGCCCGCTGCTGTTCCAACAGCGCATTCGCGTGCGGGTCGACCTGGTGGAATGGGAGAACCGCCTCAAGCTCCATTACCTGATCACCGATGCCGCCACCGGCGAACGCCTGACCCGCGCCAGCACCGTGCAGGTCGCCGTGGACATGGCCAGCCGCGAGATGCAGCTGGCCTCGCCCAAGGTGTTCGTCGAGGCGGTGGAGAGGGCTCTGGCATGCGCCGACTGA
- a CDS encoding outer membrane lipoprotein carrier protein LolA — MRRLIALLLLLAAPLAQAFDLDDLATQLARPAVVEGSFVQQRYLRALPQPLTSSGHFTLARGLGLLWRLEKPLAQTYRITPGAIAKQTPSGWTPLPGSDLAARQSALFLAVLGGDRSGLERDFELALSGDASHWQLRLTPRGALLKQVFDGILIQGGALVEQVEIRETQGDRSLLKLDGQASDALSADQRAAFQ; from the coding sequence ATGCGCCGACTGATCGCTCTGTTGCTGCTCCTGGCCGCGCCCCTGGCCCAGGCCTTCGACCTCGACGACCTGGCCACCCAGCTGGCGCGGCCGGCGGTGGTCGAGGGTAGCTTCGTCCAGCAGCGCTATCTGCGCGCCCTGCCGCAGCCGCTCACCAGCAGCGGCCACTTCACCCTGGCGCGTGGCCTGGGCCTGCTCTGGCGGCTGGAAAAGCCCCTGGCGCAGACCTATCGCATCACCCCCGGCGCCATCGCCAAGCAGACGCCGTCCGGCTGGACGCCGCTGCCCGGCAGCGACCTGGCCGCCCGCCAGAGCGCCCTGTTCCTCGCCGTGCTCGGCGGTGATCGCAGCGGCCTGGAACGCGACTTCGAGCTGGCCCTGAGCGGTGACGCCAGTCACTGGCAGCTACGCCTGACCCCGCGCGGCGCCCTGCTCAAGCAGGTGTTCGACGGCATCCTCATCCAGGGCGGTGCCCTGGTGGAGCAGGTGGAGATCCGCGAGACCCAGGGCGATCGCAGCCTGCTCAAACTGGACGGCCAGGCCAGCGACGCCCTCTCCGCCGACCAGCGCGCGGCCTTCCAGTGA